DNA from Coffea arabica cultivar ET-39 chromosome 10c, Coffea Arabica ET-39 HiFi, whole genome shotgun sequence:
TAGAGGGTTTTTCAAAATGAGTTCTGTGCTTAAAACAGAAGAATATCAACACAAACTATTTCGAGGAGAAAACTTACATATATCAGTTTTTAAAATTACGTAGAAACATCATAATGTGAGATACCaaattaattaaactatatcTACCATCTCTTGTGGGGCAAAACAAGTTCTATAGGTTCTCAGCATCAATCAAtattctctcattttcttcttatTCTGCTCATTACCACAAAGTTCCCatttcactttatttttcttcaacaagtaAATTATACTAGTAAACAAATCATAAGCTGTGAAAATAATAAAGACTGAAGGAAATAAAAGGGTCCACCTAGTAGTTAGAAGAGAATTTTTAATATCCTTCCTACGACTAAGTTTAGAATTCAAATTCTATACCTGATAGTTAGAGATGAGAAGGATGTCGAGAGGgattttagggttttaaaaaaaaaaaaaaaagggagtacTGGTAACAAGTAACAACCACATCCATACAGAATTGTAATCTAATCTTATCTAGtgaatttattaaaatttgagGCCAACGTTGGAATAAATATAATCACTAGTCGTTTGGACAACCATCGTATTCTATTTGACTGCGAAAATTAAAAAACTGAATTCGTGCACctgaagaaagaaggaagaagaaaggctaGTTATAGATTGATTGAttctagtaatttttttttgtaaattgacAATGCGTCAACTCCTTTGAAATAATTTGCCATTTGAGTTTCTAATTTAGAACTAGGGGGATTGACAAAGATAAGGTGGTGAAGAACGAATGGTTTAAGTTTGAAATTGGACTAATTCCACTTTCCTAAACTTGTACCccattttcatttttggaccctaaattttaattttgaatacTTTGTATCCTAGCATGTAAGATTTATTTCACTTAAACCCCATCAATACGAACGTTAAGAAAAGTAATGGAATAAAGGACCATGCATGCACCAACATGTTTTTTTGTATGACTAGTAAGGATTGTGAGATGATGCTAAATACACTACTATCTCCTAATAGATCGACAAAGGCATATGTTGTGTGTATGATCCTTTTATTCAGTCTGTTTTTGCTAGCATTGTTGTTAATTGGACTTAAGTGAGACAAGCTAAGAGGATAAGATGCAAAATGCCCAAAATTAGATTTTAAAGTACACAGTAAACTGGGTACAAGTTGAGAAGTATGAAATGGAATTTGTCCTTTTGTAATTATATGTTTGAGCAATGGAATGGTTGGGTGTGGTTGTGCTCTGCGTATTTGAGTTTATTCATGGTTACGATGGCTAAAGTTTGGGGTTATTTAATTGATAGGAAAATTCTATAATTCCTTTTGATACCATTCCCCTTATTTGTATTTTTCATCAAAGATAatagtttaaattttaaatatttaacaaTGTTTATTCTAAAGATCAATAATGCTTCTTTCACGATCCAATGGTGAATTTTATTTGTGGATATGATACCTAAAAAGTACTGTAAAATCTCCATAATTGATAAGTGGGTGAGTTGAAATGTTCGATTTTGGGTTTGTGTTCTTTCATGATTAAGCTTCTTAATGCTTGGGCTTTTTGCATATTCTAATTTTGTGATATTTGATGATATAGGTAATTGGGTTGTGGCgggaaatggtaatttttataGGGCATTTGAAGCGCAACTAATCTTTTGTCCTACTCACTGTGTCACTCtctgtcccattttttattatattgctatttctccttcataaatatttatgttttagttcatttttgtttctttaagatccaataactattaattgagtaatacacaaaatttaacaagcTCAAAAAACCAAAATGgataaaaatgagattttttatgaattctgctgtgtttttaattttctattatatattgcttttttgaacctgttgtatttaattttttactcagttaatagttattagatcttaagaaaataaaaaaaaaactaaaatatgatgttcatgaagaagaaatagtaatataataaaaaatgagacAGTGAGTGGTATAGGGAGTAGAACGGAAAATCTGTAGCACATTTGAAGCTTGATAATTGGCTTGGATGCAACAAGCATTTTGTCTTTGATTTGAGATTTTGTATGTGGTGAATCTTTTGAATGCTTTGGAAACCAAGTATAATGTAAGTATCAACACTCAATTGCTAACCACCTCTCCTCTTCTCTAACATCTCTTTACTACTTCCTCCTCTTCTTAAAAGGCCTTTCTTTTTTGGAGGGGGAAGAACCATGGTCTCCCTTCTATGGattccattttattttattttttaataaagccTCTTTTACAATTTCTTAGtgagattttgttatttttcttagGGGTTCCTATTAAGAATTTTTTGTTCTCCTAATAGTTCTTATGAGATTTTTGTAtagttttttcttattttgttgttAGATcagaatttatttcaaatctagttgtcaaatctgaaatttttttggaTATTGAGTCTATCTCAATAAATCTCATCATCGTTATTGGAACTTAAAATAGTTGATTGGAGTTTAAAGCAATTGATTAGTAGATCTGATGATTGCAATACAAACAGAATGAAGCTTCcgtaatttattttattagaaactattttgatattcttaaaatTTTCACATCTGTTCATAATTTTTTAGATTTTATGGGGTTGAATGCAAAATGCACCCTTGAATCATACTTGGTTAGCGACTCGCTCCCTAAACTATCAATTGTAGTGATTTCTAATTTGCACCTTATACTACCGATTTCATTACAGATTGCTTAAAATAAGATAAGGTGACGAATTTGTCCTAATCAAGTGACCAACCATCCAAATTGCCCACATCTCTCCTCCTCCTTTCTGCTCAAAACTTGGCAAACTTTCTCATCCTTCTCTTCCAAACCACACCACCAAGTTATTATCCATTCCATCCCTTTCATCAAATCTCTAACATGGATTACTCTTTATGTTTCCTACTCAAATCAACCTCTTAAAGCCCCTAATCTCACAAATCTATCATCACCTCCATCTCTTGAGTGCCTTCTTTTTGAATATCCATTGTTTCTCAAGTTCCAAAATCACAATCCACTTCAATTTTACCAAGCCTCATTGCTACTAGCTAGTCTCCTGACACCTTTTGATTTAAGAGGACCAAACTCCATCATGTTCTATCCTTCCAACTTCTGTTATTGTCAATGCTATTGagtgtttttattttgttggcgGCATATTGAAGTTTGACTTAGTGTGTGAATAGTTCTACCTATGATAAGATTGTGTTATGAGTTCTGCTATTTGAAGATTTGGTGTGGATTTATGAGATGTATCTTCAATATTTTACATTGGTGACTGATGGGTTTCTAGCCTTGACGCAAAGTTTTGATTTTGCTCTAGTTTTATACAATCTAGTCATGACTTATTTCTTCTTGTATTGTGGCGGTTCAATGGTAGGTAGTTTGGTGTAGTGATAATGGCAAGAGGTGAAAGATTGTTCAGGGttgaaattataaaaaaaaagataacatAAATTTATGAAATGGGTATTCTAGGTAACACATTATTTGTGGCCTGTGGGCTTATTGTTGTCCTTTCAATAAAAAATTACTTGTCACATTATTCTTGGAGATTGTGCTGGTTGGAaaataatttgaattttttttgaaaaataaattattataatgtatatatatatatatatatatatgtatgtatgtatgaagATAAAGGTGTGATCAGAAAGACGTCTCTATAAtgtgttaaaatttttttaaccaaaTAATGACTTGTTCAAACAATTTTACACGGTATTTTGCGAGGTTAAAATCGAATATGTGAACTTAGAAAAATgttctatgaattttttttcaatcatcGACCAATTATCTTTATCATGCATAATAGTTTGGAAATTCACTAAACACAATTTTTCATTACAGTAAATAAAAGATTTTTTCCAATTAATCTCCAATGTGAACACATTTCAAGAACAATAATCAATAGACATAAAATACTAAACTTTTTTCTGATATTAATTTCGTGCTACCTTGAAAGTTTGAAATTCTTAATTCTTGAAGAAGAACACATCCcaataaaacttcaaatttgaaGAAATCAACATAGATTTTCAGTTATCCCATGAATTATGAATTTGACATTCTGAATTAAAGAGCACAAGGACAAAGTGAAAAATAAAGCGTTCTcaaagaataaagaaaaattaatttaaaaaaaagaacaaaagaaaagaactaaaaataaaaaataaaaacaagtggAGTTGGGAGCCATAACTAATTATTTTGTCATTATcttctttttctaatttctgtGGCCATCGTCTTCTTTCTGTCGTGTCAATTTTCCCTCCGtctttttccctctcaaaaTGTTCTattctaaaaaataaattaaaataaacaaactaaaaaaaatattcaataatGGCTGCTGCCACCGCCGCTTCCAAACTCACCACCGCCTTCTTAACCGTCCCATCTGCCTCCCACCACCACCGCCATCACGGCCAACCGCCGCTAACAACCATAAAACCACCCTCAATTTTCAAACCCAAGAGACTCCTCAGCATTTCACGTAAGGCCACTGACGTCTCCTCTTCCTCAGTGCAGGCGGAGGAGTCCTCCTCTGCGGCAGCTCCTAAGGACAATACTGAGAACTGGGTTCCTGTGGTGCCGCTGGCGGCTCTTCCCAAAGGAGAGCGGCGCGTGATTATGCAAGATGGAGAGACTATACTGCTGCTGTGGTATAAAGATGAAGTTTTTGCTATTGAAAATAGGTCCCCGGCTGAAGGTGCCTATACTGAGGGCTTGCTCAATGCCAAACTCACTCAGGTCAATTTCGTTCACtatttttgaattaaaaaatggagaggaagaagaggaaagggGGGATAGGTAATCGAGTGgagttgagctcgagctcgacttaaGCTATAAGTTCGTTGAGCATCTAATAGTCGAGCTGGAGCTCGATTAGAGTAAGCTCAATGAAATTGAGTCTTAGTTGAGTTTGAATTCGAGCTTAATCAAACCTTTTTGTACCTACATTGGACTAAACGGGTTCTCTCAAATTTCCACTTGCCTTAGTTTTAGAAGTGATTGTTTGTCCTTAGTTCAGCATTGGGTATAAAGGGTTTTTCTCATGATACCTAATAGTTACTCTGTTTTTTGGCTACTAATTTGCATTGCCAGATTGCCTTTTTTAGGGGAAGGTTGTAGGGTGAAGGGAGAATGGATGGGTGAGAGTTGAACCTTGTTCTAAGATGAGGAATAATTGTCTTAACCATTGGGTTGTACGCAATTCTTGTTTTGCCTCTTCCCCTTTGCTTTTACTCCTGTTTTTAATGTTGTTAGTTTATTTACCTTTGTTTTGTTTGTCGGAATATGTTTGTCTGATatggattttatttttttgggtgcaATAGTGACATGGGATGGGTGATCATTGTTTCATTGATTATATTTATTAGCCTGTCAGATTGTGGCCAGCAGTATTAGATGTTTCTGATGTAACTGTGGTCGTGGTGTACTCTAGAAATTCCTAATGGTGGAAATATAGATTAATAGAGGACTTAGGATATTTGGAGGGTAAGCAAACACTGAAATTTGATGCAGAACATTTGATGGGGAGAGcgaatttaaaaatattttagggGCAAGTATGTTGTGGGAGAGCTTCTGTAATGTTGTTAACATGTACCCAAACGTATACTGGGAAAAAGAGATTTTTTCCTAAATCTTTCGTTGATATGTTTAGTTATCTTTAGATATGATCATCAGTGTGATTTTGTTACATTTGTACagtgaagttttcatttttagTGATATATGACAAATGCTATtcaatttgtttggattttgaattattagagatatttttactgtagcactttttgtgatgtgatgtatgtaagataaaaaggtaattgggaaaataaaaaagtgtgttggaaattgtaatgatgatgtaagcaaatatattttgacaaataaaccGCAGTCCAAACAAACCTAAACTATTTAGTTTTGGGAAGGACCTGGATGCTTGCTACATGGTCATTGCTGAATATATTTGTGTAATTTTATGAACATTGTCAGCAACAATCTCATGCAAATATTGCTGTTTTCTTCCTCATAATTTCTAGTTTTGTGCATTTCTTTGCTTCCCCCTCATCCCAACCCCACCTAAATTTTCTTTTGGAGTTCTGTTTGAAGACTAACTATAGCTTCCTATTAGCCTAGTGCACTACTTAGGATCTCGGTTCCCAATGATAACTTGAGTTGCTAACTTTCTAGGCCACTTGATGGACTTGCAGGAGAGGTTAGATATCAACTAATGCACGTGGTTGCCCATCTGTTGTATAGTTTGCAGACCTTTAGAGTGTACCTGTGTCTCTTGTAGACACATGTTATTCTCATTTTAAGGATTCGGAAGTGTCATCATTTGACTTACATTGTGGTTGTGATCTTTTGAAAATCATTTTAGAATTATGGATCATGCTACTTGAAAAACAGAGAGCAAATAATTACATTAAATGGTTTTCACTTATGTGGTTATCACTGCTGCGGCTATTTAGGGTGAACATGAACTATACCTGCATTGAATTTCTCTTTTAAAATCATGGGTATAAGAAGCAACATTATGAATTTGATTTGCTAGtcatcttttggcatttttctGGCTCACAAGGATAGGCTAAACCTCCAAATATCAAGGTGGAAATGTTTAGAGCTAGTTTGAACATTTTATCCCAATATATAATCCTTTCTAAAAGAGCAGTATGGTTTGACATTTATTAGTTGGAAAACCTTTTTCCACTTAACAGGTTTGTATACAAGGTTAGATCCTGCTCCTTGCTGTGAACCGGTTCTCCTTTCCCTAGTCATCTTCTCCCTTCTCTCTCATTTTCATTATTGAAGCTCCTACTTGCATTGAGTGTATAACTAGACAGCAGAGAAGTTAGAGATCCAATGgaggaaattttctttagaTTTTTAGTGTTTTTGATTTTTATAGTGGGGACTTGTAAAAGGGATGTCAGATTTGGAGGTTTACTCCACTACAGCACTAGGATGAATGGATGTGAGCTTCAATTTGCTTTTCTAAGCACCACTACAGgtcaagaattttgtgatctaATAAGAAAGCAAGATAACTTCAAATGCTTTTATTCAATACCCATGATGACTGGCTGAAAATATGTGAAGATACACAGCATTTCCAGATGGGTTTAACCTTGTCAGCAATTCATGTGAGCAATCAGGAATTTGAAGGATGAATAAAGAAAATTGAGTTAAAAAGTCTGCagtcttttatttgttttgaccCCAGGTTTCTCTTCTAACTAAAATCAAAGCTgttaaacaataaaaacatGTGTCAAGGGCCAAACTTATTTGCCTTAAACCTTAGGGAGGTCTACTGTAGTTAATCAGTCAAATGAATGGAGCTGGCAATGTTTCAAGAACATATTTTCTAGGAccctgttttaatttatgttttgTCAACATAGATCTTGAAAATGAAATTCTATTAAGTAAATGGCAAAAGGAAACTGTTGCATAGATAAGTTTTGAGAGTCAAAAAGTTTCTTCAGATTCTTCATCAACAATTGAGGGAGCTCTTTGTTCTCCTCTCATGTTACTGGCTTTAGTTTCTATTTGATGAGTCATTGGATGCTGTCTTTGCCTTCTTCCCCCAGCCACCCTTTTATTTCCTCCCATCTCTCTGGGGCTGCATGCAGCACACGCAGTGATAAAAGTGTGTGTGATGCTAATAACCATTTTCAGATGcttatatttttctataaagcACTTATCATTTTTCATGTAAATGATGACTGTATTTCGTGTTACTTGACCTTTTTCATGACCAATTTTTGGGtttcttctttaattttgtataccaaaattttgatattagTTGAAGCAATTATATTTCAGTTACTATGTCAACATTTAGGCTGATGTTCCTGTAAGAGAATTTTAGGGTATATCCAAGTATTAGCATGCGTAAAATGAAGTGTCCTGTATAAATATGTGCATATGCATATATTTCATTTTACACTCGTAATGGATTGAGAGACATGTTAAGGATTTTGGTTTACTGTTAGCAAAGTCTTTGTTTTTTGGGTAGGGGGATATGATACGCTGAGTGATCATATCGTGCGAGACCAGATAGTTTTCTTTCTGTGATCTTTATTTTATACACCTACCAAATGATTAGAGACTAAAAAAGAAAGCCTGGTGCTTGCGTGCAGGATGGCTGTATAGTTTGCCCAACAACTGATAGCACATTTGATCTGCGAACCGGAGCTATTAAAGAGTGGTATCCTAATAATCCCGTGCTGAGGGTTCTGACACCAGCTTTAAGAAACTTATTTGTTTATCCAGTGAAAGTAGAAGGTGAAAATATCTACACAAGCTTAAAAGGTGGTGCAAGTGATGCGTCTGCAGAGATTGTCTTCAGTGGAAAAGCTCAACCTGGTGTAACAGCAACTGATGTCAATGTCGAAGAGGTAATAAACAGCACAGCTCTACATTATTCATGTGATTTCTAGTCAAGACACTTCTAACTTTTAAGATTTGTTATCCTTCTCAGGTGAGAATGGTGGTTGATGAGGAGCTGGAAGGCTTTGGATTCACAGGGACAAATGAATTGATAAATGGAAAGGCAGCAATTATTGGTTTTCTGTTGCTTTTAGATTTCGAGCTATTGACTGGGAAAGGCCTACTTAAGGGAACAGGGTTCTTGGACTTCATTTATTCGATCTCGAATGCTTTCAATTGAGAGTCTGTTCGAATCTCACATGATGGAAAAAGTTTCCACGTACTGCTATTGTGGTGAACCAAGAACATTCATAGTACTTGTTTTCATACCTTGACAACTTCTGTATTCTGTCCAAGCTACTTTGATTCCAAAGTATCAGACTAATGATAGATGATTCTTGTATATGATTCAATAATCAAAAGTATTGACACAGCTGTAGCCATATGAACGAATTATCGGCTTTCATTTTCTCATATGATTAGTTCTGTATATCATATTCTGTATTCTTCTTCCTCATTGGCCATTGTTGTCTTCTTAAACTTACATCCATTTAAATCAGCAAACTcttcccttctttttcctcttgatTGTTATGTATGACCAAACTCTTGCCTGGATATAAATCTGGTGCAGAGTCTCTGACTCCGTTTCACATTTTCTCCATTGGCCGCGACTTTCACTTGTCAACTCTTTTTAAGTTGCGGCTGCTTTTGTTTTTGCATTTCCTGAGTTGCCCGACTGTCATCGGCCTATTAGGCTGTTTCTGGGGATTAGAGATTATACGTTGACATTCCTTTAGACCATGTGAACACCATTGACGTCCGGTTGTCAACGATACCTTAAAACGGGAGTCAGGTTGGATTTGGTCCGCTTATTGTATTCGAGGTAAAAGTGACGTAcatgaataaaatatttaacatATATTCagtataatattataatatatttatatattaaaaatttaaatatatataacgATTGAACGGAATCACATAAAATACAATTGTACTGGGTTCTTATTCTAAAGTTTATATTCAAATATCAATTGCATGAGAAAAGACAACTAAAGCGAGCGCGTTATATAAAATGATTAATATCCCCAAAAGCTAAAATTTAGCACGGAAAATGCCACCTACGCGGTAACTAGTCAATTGCTGATATGTCTTTCATTGGTTAATGCAAAACTCCAAATTGAAAGGACAATGGTTCGCCTAGATCAGGATGCTTGACGATCAGGGTCGTAAGGATTTGGGTTCACTGGGTTGGCCCAATAATTTTTTGAGCGGAAACTATGGGATCAAGTTTAAAGTTACCAATAGTTCAACGGGTTCAAGCATATATGGTAAGTATTGTCTTCTTCCTAATCCAAAACTCACTTCCTCATAGAACTATGTTCCTTTACTCCTTTTTTCTCATAGTTGAAATTATAACACATTGATCCAGACTTACCCTACATAGAGACCATGTGAGGTTCACTTTGATATTAATTATAATGCTTCAATTCCTTGGACTGGTCGAATAactttttggcccaaaatattGGATTCAAAATGGTCAACGCAAAGTTGCTAACAGCTTAATTGGGTTCAGGATTACataccaattttttcttcttcgcaattttgacaatttgatgtgAGACATTTCGTTTGGATTTTCAGTTCTCACAAGTTGAGTTTCAAATCATTTCATGCAATTCTTATAacttttggtagaaattcatataattttggtgtaaatttgaatttttcaacTCATACAACTAAGTTGACGATTACACCGAAATTGTACAAGTT
Protein-coding regions in this window:
- the LOC113712949 gene encoding uncharacterized protein, which produces MAAATAASKLTTAFLTVPSASHHHRHHGQPPLTTIKPPSIFKPKRLLSISRKATDVSSSSVQAEESSSAAAPKDNTENWVPVVPLAALPKGERRVIMQDGETILLLWYKDEVFAIENRSPAEGAYTEGLLNAKLTQDGCIVCPTTDSTFDLRTGAIKEWYPNNPVLRVLTPALRNLFVYPVKVEGENIYTSLKGGASDASAEIVFSGKAQPGVTATDVNVEEVRMVVDEELEGFGFTGTNELINGKAAIIGFLLLLDFELLTGKGLLKGTGFLDFIYSISNAFN